One window of the Crassaminicella thermophila genome contains the following:
- a CDS encoding F0F1 ATP synthase subunit epsilon — translation MASTFELEIVTPDRKFFEGSVERLVVRTSQGDEGILKDHMFMVSPLQIGVIKIKQDGKYKEAACAGGFIQVKEEKTTIITDSAEWPEEIDVKRAEKAKERAEKRLQSPGSDIDMKRAQAALQRSLTRLRVAKKD, via the coding sequence ATGGCTTCTACTTTTGAACTTGAAATTGTCACACCTGATAGGAAGTTTTTTGAGGGTAGTGTTGAGCGGCTTGTTGTAAGAACAAGCCAAGGAGATGAAGGGATTTTAAAAGACCATATGTTTATGGTTAGTCCTTTGCAAATTGGTGTGATAAAAATAAAACAAGATGGAAAATATAAAGAAGCTGCATGTGCAGGTGGATTTATACAGGTAAAAGAGGAAAAAACTACTATTATCACAGATTCAGCGGAATGGCCTGAGGAAATAGATGTAAAGAGGGCAGAAAAAGCGAAGGAAAGAGCAGAAAAAAGACTTCAAAGCCCAGGATCTGATATTGATATGAAAAGAGCACAGGCAGCATTGCAAAGATCTTTAACAAGATTGAGAGTGGCAAAGAAAGATTAG
- the atpD gene encoding F0F1 ATP synthase subunit beta, giving the protein MANNVGKIVQIIGPVLDIKFDPEHLPKLLNAIEINVEGRKIIAEVAQHTGDDTVRCIAMSSTDGLVRGTDALDTGAPISVPVGKETLGRLFNVLGEAIDLKGPVNEKERFPIHRPAPKFEEQETSSQIFETGIKVVDLIAPYAKGGKVGLFGGAGVGKTVLIMELINNIAKEHGGLSVFAGVGERTREGNDLYHEMIESGVIDKTSLVFGQMNEPPGARMRVALTGLTMAEYFRDQEGQDVLLFIDNIFRFTQAGSEVSALLGRMPSAVGYQPTLATEMGALQERITSTKKGSITSVQAVYVPADDLTDPAPATTFAHLDATTVLSRSIAELGIYPAVDPLDSTSRIMDPAILGEEHYNVARGVQEVLQRYKELQDIIAILGMDELSDEDKLVVSRARKIQRFLSQPFSVAEQFTGMEGKYVPLKETIRGFKEILEGKHDDLPESAFLYVGTIDEAVERAKRES; this is encoded by the coding sequence ATGGCGAATAATGTGGGAAAAATCGTTCAAATTATAGGTCCAGTTTTAGATATAAAATTTGATCCAGAACATCTTCCAAAACTGCTTAATGCAATAGAAATAAATGTAGAAGGTAGAAAAATTATTGCGGAAGTAGCACAGCATACAGGAGATGATACGGTTCGCTGTATTGCCATGTCATCTACTGATGGACTTGTTAGAGGGACAGATGCTCTAGATACAGGAGCGCCTATTTCTGTTCCTGTGGGAAAAGAAACATTAGGAAGACTTTTTAATGTATTAGGTGAAGCCATAGACTTAAAAGGTCCTGTAAATGAAAAGGAAAGATTTCCAATTCATAGACCGGCTCCTAAATTTGAAGAACAAGAAACTTCATCCCAAATATTTGAAACAGGAATTAAGGTTGTAGACTTGATTGCACCTTATGCAAAAGGTGGTAAAGTTGGATTGTTTGGTGGAGCAGGTGTTGGAAAAACTGTTTTAATTATGGAGCTTATAAACAATATTGCTAAAGAGCATGGTGGACTTTCTGTTTTTGCAGGGGTTGGAGAAAGAACAAGAGAAGGAAATGACCTTTACCATGAAATGATCGAATCAGGAGTTATTGATAAGACATCTTTGGTATTTGGTCAGATGAATGAACCGCCAGGAGCAAGGATGCGTGTTGCTCTTACAGGGCTTACAATGGCAGAATATTTTAGAGATCAAGAAGGACAAGACGTGTTGTTGTTTATTGACAATATATTCAGATTTACCCAAGCAGGGTCAGAGGTTTCAGCTTTGCTTGGACGTATGCCGAGTGCCGTTGGTTATCAGCCTACCCTTGCTACTGAGATGGGTGCATTGCAAGAGAGAATCACATCAACAAAGAAGGGTTCTATTACATCTGTTCAAGCTGTATATGTACCTGCAGATGACTTAACAGACCCAGCACCAGCAACAACATTTGCCCACTTAGATGCAACAACAGTTCTTTCTCGTTCTATTGCAGAGCTTGGTATATATCCAGCAGTTGACCCATTAGATTCTACATCAAGAATAATGGATCCTGCAATTTTAGGAGAGGAACATTATAATGTTGCTCGTGGTGTGCAGGAAGTATTGCAAAGATATAAAGAACTTCAAGATATTATTGCCATTTTAGGAATGGATGAATTATCTGATGAAGATAAATTAGTTGTATCTCGTGCAAGAAAGATACAAAGATTCTTATCACAACCATTTAGTGTTGCAGAACAGTTTACAGGTATGGAAGGGAAGTATGTTCCGCTTAAAGAGACTATAAGAGGATTTAAGGAAATTCTTGAAGGAAAACATGATGATCTTCCAGAATCTGCATTCCTTTATGTAGGAACAATAGACGAAGCAGTTGAAAGAGCGAAGAGAGAAAGTTAG
- the atpG gene encoding ATP synthase F1 subunit gamma, with protein MAGMGMRDIKRRIKSVNSTKQITKAMELVSSAKLRRARERAEKSRPYFYTIQNTVRDIFSNTDGLKHEFLEQREVKKSCYIVITADRGLCGGYNINAIKKALEGMKEKPSVSVVAIGSKARDYFRNRKYELDGEFTNISETPRYEDAKKISNLVLKLYEKKMIDEVYLVYTKFISTVSQKPEIIKLLPLSMEKKETEKKEMFEYVSYEPSPEGLLNYIVPKYIESTIYGALVESSASEQGARRVAMENATDNAEEMIGKLTLNYNRARQAAITQEIAEIVGGAEALK; from the coding sequence ATGGCAGGAATGGGTATGCGCGATATCAAGCGCAGAATTAAGAGTGTAAACAGTACAAAACAAATTACAAAGGCGATGGAACTTGTATCATCAGCCAAATTAAGACGTGCGAGAGAAAGAGCTGAAAAGAGTAGGCCTTACTTTTACACTATACAAAATACGGTACGAGATATATTTTCAAATACTGACGGCTTAAAGCATGAATTTTTAGAGCAAAGAGAAGTGAAAAAAAGCTGTTATATCGTAATAACAGCTGATAGAGGCCTGTGTGGAGGCTATAATATTAATGCAATAAAGAAGGCTTTAGAAGGTATGAAAGAAAAGCCTTCTGTATCGGTTGTAGCTATAGGATCAAAGGCTCGCGATTATTTTAGGAACAGAAAATATGAATTAGATGGAGAGTTTACTAATATTTCTGAAACTCCAAGGTATGAAGATGCTAAAAAAATAAGCAATCTTGTACTAAAGCTTTATGAAAAGAAAATGATAGACGAGGTTTACCTTGTATATACCAAATTTATTAGTACGGTTTCTCAAAAACCAGAAATAATAAAACTCCTTCCGTTGAGTATGGAAAAGAAAGAAACAGAGAAAAAAGAAATGTTTGAATATGTTTCTTATGAACCATCACCAGAAGGATTGTTAAATTATATAGTACCTAAATATATAGAGAGTACAATTTATGGAGCGTTAGTAGAATCTTCAGCCAGTGAACAAGGGGCAAGAAGAGTAGCTATGGAAAATGCTACGGATAACGCTGAGGAAATGATTGGAAAATTAACGCTTAATTACAATAGAGCTCGTCAAGCGGCAATTACACAAGAGATTGCTGAGATTGTTGGTGGAGCAGAGGCGCTTAAGTAG
- the atpA gene encoding F0F1 ATP synthase subunit alpha codes for MNLRPEEISSVIKEQIKRYEKKIQVTDVGTVIQVGDGIARIHGLEECMAGELLEFPGGVYGMALNLEEDNVGCVLLGSDENIKEGDIVKHTGRIVEVPVGEALIGRVVNALGQPIDGKGPIKTEKFRPIEASAPGVIDRKSVHQPLQTGIKAIDAMTPIGRGQRELIIGDRQTGKTAIAIDTILNQKEENVICIYVAIGQKKSTVAQIVKTLEDRGAMDYTIIVSATASELAPLQYIAPYAGCAMGEEFMYNGKDVLIIYDDLSKHAVAYRAMSLLLRRPPGREAYPGDVFYLHSRLLERAAKLNDDLGGGSITALPIIETQAGDVSAYIPTNVISITDGQIFLESELFFAGQRPAVNSGISVSRVGGDAQLKAMKKVAGKIRLELAQYRELAAFAQFGSELDKDTRERLEQGERLMEILKQPQYAPVRVDRQVMIIYAAINKYLRDIPVGQIKRFESEFFTFMDNNHPEIGAEIKDTGKLSDELEEKLKAAIEEFKGIFKIEE; via the coding sequence ATGAATCTCAGACCTGAAGAAATCAGCTCAGTAATCAAAGAGCAGATTAAAAGATATGAAAAAAAGATACAAGTTACAGATGTAGGTACTGTTATTCAGGTGGGTGATGGTATTGCCAGAATCCATGGATTAGAAGAATGTATGGCAGGAGAACTTTTGGAGTTTCCTGGAGGGGTATATGGTATGGCCCTAAACTTAGAGGAAGATAATGTAGGTTGTGTACTTTTGGGTTCAGATGAAAACATAAAAGAGGGAGATATAGTAAAGCATACAGGAAGAATTGTTGAGGTTCCTGTTGGAGAAGCTTTAATAGGTCGTGTAGTAAATGCATTAGGCCAACCTATAGACGGAAAAGGGCCTATTAAAACAGAAAAGTTTAGACCAATTGAGGCGAGTGCACCGGGTGTTATTGATAGAAAGTCTGTTCATCAGCCACTTCAAACAGGAATTAAGGCAATAGATGCAATGACACCTATTGGTAGAGGTCAGCGTGAGTTGATTATCGGAGATAGACAGACTGGTAAAACGGCTATTGCAATTGATACGATCCTAAACCAAAAAGAAGAAAATGTGATTTGTATTTATGTTGCCATTGGTCAGAAAAAATCAACAGTAGCACAAATTGTAAAAACCCTTGAAGATAGAGGTGCAATGGATTATACAATTATTGTATCAGCTACAGCTAGTGAATTAGCACCGCTACAATATATAGCACCTTATGCAGGCTGTGCTATGGGTGAAGAATTTATGTACAACGGAAAAGATGTATTGATAATCTATGATGATTTATCAAAGCATGCGGTGGCATACCGTGCAATGTCATTATTGCTTCGCCGTCCACCAGGACGTGAGGCTTATCCAGGAGATGTATTCTACTTACATAGTAGATTGTTAGAACGTGCTGCAAAATTAAATGATGATTTAGGCGGTGGATCTATAACAGCACTACCAATCATTGAAACACAAGCTGGAGACGTTTCAGCTTATATTCCTACAAATGTTATATCAATAACAGATGGACAGATATTCCTAGAATCTGAATTATTCTTTGCAGGACAGAGACCTGCTGTAAACTCTGGAATTTCTGTATCAAGGGTTGGTGGAGATGCACAACTTAAGGCAATGAAAAAAGTTGCAGGTAAAATAAGACTTGAATTAGCGCAGTATAGAGAACTTGCAGCCTTTGCTCAATTTGGTTCTGAGCTTGATAAAGATACAAGAGAAAGACTTGAGCAAGGGGAAAGATTGATGGAAATTTTAAAACAGCCTCAATATGCTCCTGTAAGGGTAGATCGCCAAGTAATGATTATCTATGCGGCTATTAATAAATACTTAAGAGATATTCCTGTTGGACAGATTAAAAGATTTGAGTCTGAATTCTTTACATTTATGGATAATAACCATCCAGAGATAGGGGCTGAAATAAAGGATACAGGAAAATTAAGCGATGAGCTTGAAGAGAAATTAAAAGCTGCCATTGAAGAATTTAAAGGAATTTTCAAAATAGAAGAATAA
- a CDS encoding F0F1 ATP synthase subunit delta — MAELVAKTYAQALFEVAVEGNQLEKIKEELTFVLETFKKYPEFYQLYNTPQINKEEKKKVIEEVFKDKVSIELMNFLKILIDKRRTKAFEGIVNKYGRLANDHNNIVEGTVVTVVPLKDEDKLKIENKLSAMTGKKIKLKNEIDPSIIGGILVRIGDKVIDGTIQNRLNELQKSFAEIIV; from the coding sequence ATGGCAGAATTAGTTGCAAAAACCTATGCTCAGGCTCTGTTTGAAGTAGCCGTTGAAGGGAATCAACTTGAAAAAATAAAAGAAGAATTAACCTTTGTATTAGAAACTTTTAAAAAGTATCCTGAATTTTATCAATTGTATAATACACCTCAAATAAATAAAGAAGAAAAAAAGAAAGTAATTGAAGAAGTTTTTAAAGACAAAGTAAGTATAGAATTGATGAACTTTTTAAAAATTCTTATCGATAAAAGAAGAACAAAAGCTTTTGAAGGAATTGTCAATAAATATGGCCGTTTAGCCAATGATCATAACAATATTGTGGAAGGTACAGTTGTTACTGTAGTTCCTTTAAAAGATGAAGATAAGTTAAAGATTGAAAACAAACTTTCTGCTATGACAGGGAAGAAAATAAAGCTTAAAAATGAAATTGACCCATCCATTATCGGAGGAATACTTGTAAGAATTGGAGACAAGGTGATAGACGGTACAATACAAAATCGTCTTAATGAATTACAAAAAAGCTTTGCAGAAATAATAGTTTAG
- the atpF gene encoding F0F1 ATP synthase subunit B, translated as MKAGLVEFSWTFVFQIVNTIILFLALRKVLFKPVSEFMQARQDGIAASMKEAEEKNKEAERRMKEYQTKLDFAEEEGREIIKEATKKAEMKASEIIKEAQKEAAKMMERAEAEIKRQNEKAMNQLKDEVASLAIMAAGKIIDKSLDEEKHHGLIKEFIDEVGDARWQN; from the coding sequence ATGAAGGCAGGATTAGTGGAATTTAGCTGGACTTTTGTATTTCAAATTGTAAATACAATTATATTGTTTTTGGCATTGAGAAAGGTACTCTTCAAGCCTGTAAGTGAATTTATGCAGGCAAGGCAAGATGGTATTGCTGCATCAATGAAAGAAGCTGAAGAAAAAAATAAAGAAGCAGAGCGTAGAATGAAAGAATACCAAACAAAGCTTGACTTTGCAGAAGAAGAAGGAAGAGAAATTATAAAAGAGGCTACCAAAAAAGCAGAAATGAAAGCTTCAGAGATTATTAAGGAAGCACAAAAAGAGGCTGCTAAGATGATGGAAAGAGCTGAAGCAGAAATAAAAAGACAAAATGAAAAAGCCATGAATCAGTTAAAAGATGAGGTAGCTAGTCTAGCTATAATGGCTGCTGGAAAAATTATTGATAAAAGCCTTGATGAAGAAAAGCATCATGGATTAATAAAAGAATTCATAGATGAGGTAGGGGACGCCAGATGGCAGAATTAG
- the atpE gene encoding ATP synthase F0 subunit C, translating into MEPITGRALVLACSAIGAGLAMIAGIGPGIGQGYAAGKGAEGVGRQPEAQGDIIRTMLLGAAVAETTGIYGLIIALILLFANPLINLL; encoded by the coding sequence ATGGAACCTATTACAGGAAGAGCATTAGTATTAGCATGTTCTGCAATTGGAGCAGGTTTAGCAATGATAGCAGGTATCGGACCTGGTATTGGACAAGGATACGCTGCAGGTAAAGGAGCAGAGGGAGTTGGAAGACAGCCTGAAGCACAAGGAGATATTATCAGAACAATGCTTCTTGGAGCAGCTGTTGCAGAGACAACAGGTATTTACGGATTGATCATTGCGTTGATCTTGTTATTTGCAAATCCACTAATCAACCTTTTATAG
- the atpE gene encoding ATP synthase F0 subunit C, whose translation MENTNFIVLFLNWLLSFDKKALILAASAIGAGFAMIAGIGPGIGQGYAAGKGAEATSINPKAAKHSTMIMLLGAGIAETSGILALVIALILLFGNPLVVQEGDGLVIAVSAIAAGISMIAGIGPGVGQGYAAGKGAEAASMNPDGSRPSTLVMLLGSAVAQTSGIFALVISLILMYANPLVSGHGAAIVLAASTLGAGIAMIAGIGPGIGQGYAAGKGTEATGKRPKLQSGIIKTMILGQAVAQTTGIYALVIALVLMFANPLIKLL comes from the coding sequence ATGGAGAATACCAATTTTATCGTTTTATTTTTAAATTGGCTTTTAAGCTTTGATAAAAAAGCTTTAATCCTTGCGGCATCAGCAATTGGTGCAGGTTTTGCAATGATTGCAGGGATAGGTCCAGGGATTGGGCAAGGATATGCAGCAGGAAAGGGAGCAGAAGCAACCAGTATAAATCCAAAAGCTGCAAAACATTCTACAATGATTATGTTATTAGGAGCAGGTATTGCAGAAACATCAGGAATACTTGCATTGGTAATTGCATTGATTTTATTATTTGGAAATCCATTGGTAGTACAAGAAGGAGATGGTTTGGTTATTGCTGTATCTGCCATAGCTGCTGGGATTTCAATGATAGCAGGTATAGGTCCTGGAGTAGGACAAGGATATGCAGCAGGGAAAGGTGCAGAAGCGGCAAGTATGAATCCTGATGGATCTAGACCATCAACATTGGTTATGCTGTTAGGATCAGCCGTAGCACAAACATCAGGAATATTTGCATTGGTAATTTCCTTGATTTTAATGTATGCAAATCCATTGGTATCTGGACATGGAGCTGCTATTGTTTTAGCAGCATCAACATTAGGTGCTGGTATTGCAATGATAGCAGGTATAGGTCCAGGAATAGGGCAAGGATATGCAGCAGGAAAGGGAACAGAAGCTACTGGAAAGAGGCCAAAATTGCAATCAGGTATTATTAAAACAATGATTCTTGGTCAGGCAGTAGCACAAACAACAGGAATATATGCTTTAGTTATTGCTTTGGTGCTTATGTTTGCAAATCCATTAATAAAACTTTTATAA
- the atpB gene encoding F0F1 ATP synthase subunit A: MEGGFGPKIVFTLPGGIPVTETVTNTWLIMVLLIGFSFIVTRKFERVPKGLQNAVELLVDGIYNLTAQTMGEDKIAFAPYIGTIIIYLICANLSGLFGLRPPTADVNTTMGLAIITFVMIHFFGMKRKGVGGYLKGFLDPFPVMLPLNIIGELATPISLSFRLFGNIVGGLIIMNLLYGGLQSLSLKLGIGIPIFQAAIPAPLHLYFDLFAGVLQSFIFSMLTMVFVSIAMD; the protein is encoded by the coding sequence GTGGAAGGAGGATTTGGTCCCAAAATTGTTTTTACATTACCTGGAGGAATTCCGGTTACAGAAACAGTAACCAACACATGGTTAATAATGGTCCTGCTCATTGGATTTTCATTTATTGTGACAAGAAAATTTGAGCGTGTACCAAAAGGATTACAAAATGCTGTTGAGTTATTGGTAGATGGCATTTACAATCTTACAGCTCAAACCATGGGTGAGGACAAAATTGCTTTTGCACCCTATATAGGCACAATCATTATATATCTGATATGTGCAAACTTATCAGGGCTATTTGGATTAAGACCACCTACAGCAGATGTCAATACGACCATGGGACTTGCGATTATTACATTTGTAATGATTCATTTCTTTGGAATGAAGAGAAAAGGTGTAGGAGGTTATTTGAAAGGTTTTCTAGATCCATTTCCAGTAATGTTACCTTTAAATATAATTGGGGAGTTAGCGACACCAATTTCACTATCATTCCGTCTCTTTGGGAATATTGTAGGAGGCCTTATCATTATGAATTTATTATATGGAGGGCTTCAAAGTTTAAGTTTAAAGCTGGGAATTGGTATACCTATATTCCAAGCTGCTATTCCAGCACCATTGCATCTATATTTTGATTTGTTTGCTGGTGTATTACAATCATTTATATTCTCAATGCTAACGATGGTATTTGTTTCCATCGCTATGGATTAA
- a CDS encoding ATP synthase subunit I, whose amino-acid sequence MERKCKPLGYTWNLQLKIFKITTIAMMVIVVGFAVFIKNPLPMILGLVFGTFISMLNFRTLALTLEKAVCMAPRQAQVYASSRYFIRFIINGIVIFIGIKADYLNVVGVIIGLVMIKVVILATNLFNDKSYFKRIFIRKEEE is encoded by the coding sequence ATGGAAAGGAAGTGTAAACCTTTGGGGTATACATGGAACTTACAGCTTAAGATTTTTAAAATTACAACAATTGCGATGATGGTTATTGTTGTTGGATTTGCAGTTTTCATAAAAAATCCGCTTCCTATGATTTTAGGATTGGTGTTTGGAACCTTTATTAGTATGCTAAACTTTAGAACCTTGGCATTAACGCTGGAAAAAGCTGTGTGCATGGCACCAAGACAAGCACAAGTTTATGCATCTAGCAGATATTTTATAAGATTTATTATAAACGGCATTGTAATTTTTATTGGTATAAAAGCAGATTATTTAAATGTAGTTGGGGTAATAATAGGTTTAGTGATGATTAAAGTAGTTATTCTCGCTACAAACCTATTTAATGATAAATCATATTTTAAAAGAATCTTTATAAGGAAGGAGGAAGAGTAG
- a CDS encoding AtpZ/AtpI family protein: MQKNYTRILRNLSLLTYIGVAMIVPILAAVYLGNWADEKLGTNHIFLIVGILLGVASSFLNVYKIVMKDIKKK; the protein is encoded by the coding sequence ATGCAAAAAAACTATACACGTATTTTAAGGAATCTTTCACTCCTCACTTACATAGGCGTTGCGATGATCGTACCAATTCTTGCTGCTGTTTATTTAGGAAATTGGGCAGATGAAAAACTGGGAACGAATCATATTTTTTTAATTGTAGGGATATTGTTGGGAGTGGCATCTTCTTTTTTGAATGTATATAAGATCGTTATGAAAGATATAAAGAAAAAATAA
- a CDS encoding 3-oxoacid CoA-transferase subunit B: MNVKEIIAKRVARELKDGDVVNLGIGLPTMVANYIPEGVDITFQSENGFVGLGPAPEEGEEDMDLVNAGGQPVTALTGAAFFDSAMSFSIIRGGHVDVTVLGALQVDEKGNLANWMVPGKMVPGMGGAMDLVVGAKKVIIAMTHTAKGKAKILKDCTLPLTAEGQVNMIVTEMGVMEVTDKGIVLTEINPEFTLEDVKKVTEAELIIADDLKKMEI; the protein is encoded by the coding sequence ATGAACGTAAAAGAGATTATTGCAAAAAGAGTAGCGAGAGAATTAAAAGATGGTGACGTAGTAAATTTAGGAATTGGACTACCTACAATGGTAGCAAACTACATTCCAGAAGGAGTAGACATTACTTTCCAATCTGAAAATGGTTTTGTTGGATTAGGACCAGCACCTGAAGAAGGAGAGGAAGATATGGACTTAGTAAATGCAGGAGGGCAGCCTGTAACAGCATTAACAGGGGCAGCTTTCTTCGATAGTGCCATGTCTTTTAGTATCATAAGAGGAGGACATGTAGATGTTACAGTTCTCGGTGCTTTGCAAGTAGATGAAAAAGGAAATCTTGCAAATTGGATGGTTCCAGGAAAAATGGTACCAGGTATGGGCGGTGCTATGGATTTAGTTGTTGGAGCCAAAAAAGTAATTATTGCTATGACTCATACGGCAAAAGGAAAAGCAAAAATATTAAAAGATTGTACTCTACCTCTCACAGCAGAAGGGCAAGTAAATATGATTGTTACAGAAATGGGTGTAATGGAAGTAACGGATAAAGGAATTGTACTTACAGAAATCAACCCTGAATTTACATTGGAAGATGTAAAGAAAGTTACAGAAGCAGAATTAATAATTGCAGATGATTTAAAGAAAATGGAGATATAA
- the atoD gene encoding acetate CoA-transferase subunit alpha — MNKVVTLEEAMSHIKDGMTIMIGGFMACGTPEKFMDALVEKGVKDLTIIANDAGWPDRGIGKLVTNKQVKKVIASHIGLNPECGRQMNEGELEVELVPQGTLAEQVRAGGNGLGGILTPTGVGTVVEEGKQKIEVDGKTYLLEKPLRADVALVHASIADKKGNLYYNKATRNFNPLIATAADVVIVGAEKIVEVGEIDGNDVMTPALFVDYIVEV, encoded by the coding sequence GTGAACAAAGTTGTAACATTAGAAGAAGCGATGAGTCATATAAAAGATGGCATGACGATTATGATCGGCGGATTTATGGCTTGTGGTACTCCAGAAAAATTTATGGATGCATTGGTTGAAAAAGGAGTAAAGGATTTAACGATTATTGCTAATGATGCTGGGTGGCCAGATCGAGGAATTGGTAAATTGGTTACAAATAAACAAGTAAAGAAAGTGATTGCTTCTCACATTGGATTGAATCCTGAATGTGGAAGACAAATGAATGAAGGAGAATTAGAGGTAGAATTAGTACCTCAAGGAACACTTGCTGAACAGGTTAGAGCAGGTGGAAACGGACTTGGCGGAATATTAACGCCAACAGGAGTTGGAACTGTTGTTGAAGAAGGAAAACAAAAAATTGAGGTAGATGGAAAAACATATCTTTTAGAAAAGCCATTAAGAGCTGATGTTGCTTTAGTGCATGCAAGTATTGCAGACAAAAAAGGAAATCTTTACTATAATAAAGCAACTAGAAACTTCAACCCACTCATTGCAACTGCAGCTGATGTAGTGATTGTAGGAGCAGAAAAAATTGTGGAAGTCGGAGAAATCGATGGAAATGATGTAATGACTCCAGCACTTTTCGTAGATTACATTGTGGAGGTGTAG
- a CDS encoding BKACE family enzyme, with protein MEKLIITLAHTGNVPTKELNPNTPITIDEIVEDIKACRELGASVAHIHVRDEEGKPTSDRALFKQVLDRLDAERVDIIKQVSTGARGGENTIAWRGQMLDLKNAEMASLSTGSSNFPTSVNANSPDLIEALAKKMYDNGIKPEIEAFDVGMIDNAKRLLKKGILKGPLHFNLVMNVPGAIAGNPKNLLHMVEILPEGSTFNVSGIGSSQVPMLTMAILLGGHVRTGLEDVIKYDKKTLASNAMLVERVVRIAKELGREIATPDEARKILGL; from the coding sequence ATGGAAAAATTAATCATTACCCTTGCACATACTGGAAATGTTCCTACAAAAGAATTAAATCCAAATACACCGATTACAATAGATGAAATTGTAGAAGATATTAAAGCTTGTAGGGAATTAGGGGCATCTGTTGCACATATTCATGTAAGAGATGAAGAAGGAAAACCAACGAGTGATCGTGCTTTATTTAAACAAGTATTAGACAGATTAGATGCTGAAAGAGTAGATATAATCAAGCAGGTGTCAACAGGAGCAAGAGGGGGAGAAAATACCATTGCATGGAGAGGTCAAATGCTAGATTTAAAAAATGCAGAAATGGCGAGTTTATCGACTGGTTCTTCAAACTTCCCAACTAGCGTAAATGCTAATTCACCAGATTTAATTGAAGCTTTAGCAAAGAAAATGTATGATAATGGAATCAAACCAGAAATTGAAGCCTTTGATGTTGGGATGATTGATAATGCAAAGAGATTATTGAAAAAAGGAATCCTAAAAGGGCCCCTTCATTTTAATCTTGTTATGAATGTACCAGGAGCTATTGCAGGAAATCCGAAGAATTTACTACACATGGTAGAAATTTTGCCAGAAGGATCTACATTTAATGTATCAGGAATTGGAAGTTCTCAAGTACCAATGCTTACAATGGCAATACTTCTTGGCGGCCATGTAAGAACAGGTTTAGAAGATGTCATAAAATACGACAAAAAAACATTAGCAAGTAATGCAATGCTTGTAGAAAGAGTGGTAAGAATTGCAAAAGAACTAGGAAGGGAAATTGCAACACCTGATGAAGCAAGAAAAATATTAGGATTATAA